The DNA region GGGTGCCGGGCCGGATCGATACGCTGTTCATCGATTTCACCGGCACCGAGGTCGCGCCGGGAGAACCGCTCGTCTCCCTCTACAGTCCGACGCTCTACGCCGCCCAGGCCGAATTGCTCAACGCGCTCGCGGCCCAGGGGGAATTGCGCGAGAGCCCCGACCCGCTCATGAGACGGACGGCCGCGGCGACGGTGGCGTCGGCGCGGGAGAGGCTCCGCCTCTGGGGCCTGACCTCCGATCAGATCGCCGCCCTCGAGGTACGTGGGACCGCGCGCCACCATCTGACGATCGTTTCCCCGCTGGGGGGAGTGGTGGTCCACAAGAACGCCGTGGAGGGCAAGTACGTGGAGAAGGGCAGCATGCTCTACACCGTCGCGGACCTCTCTCGCGTCTGGATCGCCATGGCGGCCTACGAATCGGACCTGGTGTGGCTGAAAGAGGGGCAGGACGTCGATTTCAGGGTCGAGGCGCTGCCGGGACGGACTTTCTCCGGCACCGTCATCTTCATCGATCCCGTGCTCGATCCGCGGACGCGGACCGTACTGGTTCGCCTGGACGTCGACAACGGCGAGGGGGCGCTCAAACCGGGGATGTTCGTGCACGCCGTCGTCGCCGCGGAGACGGACGCCGCCGTTCCTCCCCTCGTCATTCCCGCTTCGGCGCCCCTGATCACCGGCGAACGGGCCGTGGTCTACGTCAGGCTGCCGGAGCGCGACAAGCCGACCTTCGAGGGACGGGAGATCGTGCTCGGCCCGCGCGCCGGGGATCATTACCTGGTGGTCTCCGGACTCGTGGAGGGCGAGCTGGTCGTCACGAAGGGCAATTTCAAGATCGACAGCGCGCTCCAGATCCAGGCCAAGCCGAGCATGATGAATCCCTCCGGCGGCGGTCCCGCCCCAGGGCACGCCCACGGCGGGAACGCCCCAGCAGCCGCGGGTTCGCCGGCCGGTGGCGACGCCGCAGCTTCCGGCGA from bacterium includes:
- a CDS encoding efflux RND transporter periplasmic adaptor subunit, whose protein sequence is MRRSIIAIAIVAAFGLGLLLRGGGEAPVAQDGHAEERAVAATIWTCSMHPQIQLPAPGKCPICFMDLIPLEANDDDDLGPRTLVLSEAAASLAEIQTTPVERRRISSRIRLIGEVTVDETRNRAISAWVPGRIDTLFIDFTGTEVAPGEPLVSLYSPTLYAAQAELLNALAAQGELRESPDPLMRRTAAATVASARERLRLWGLTSDQIAALEVRGTARHHLTIVSPLGGVVVHKNAVEGKYVEKGSMLYTVADLSRVWIAMAAYESDLVWLKEGQDVDFRVEALPGRTFSGTVIFIDPVLDPRTRTVLVRLDVDNGEGALKPGMFVHAVVAAETDAAVPPLVIPASAPLITGERAVVYVRLPERDKPTFEGREIVLGPRAGDHYLVVSGLVEGELVVTKGNFKIDSALQIQAKPSMMNPSGGGPAPGHAHGGNAPAAAGSPAGGDAAASGDRVAHAEIPDVPAAFGPELEDVLESYLSLQAALAADDDAAAVRSARSAAAAVAGVDMNLAGAAHA